A window of Desulfobacterales bacterium genomic DNA:
GATGCGTTTGATATGAAAAAAGGATGAGGCACATCGGATCAGCGTTGACCTTCGTCTGATAACCATGTTATAAAAAATCTTTTTCCTAAGTTGAGCGTTTCAAATTTTAAAAAGATCATTCTTTTAGATTTAATGAATTCTATCTATCATAGATTTTAAAATTTGAAACCGCAAGGGGATTGCCGATCTTACTCCGCCGTCGGCGGATTAAATGTCGTCCCGCATAGCTGACTACAGCGGGACGCCATTTTCCTTATCGTTTTGGGCTCCGCTTTCAGCTTCCGACTTCGCTCTACGAGCTACGCCGGGACAAGACGACCCAACAAGGCGGCAATTCTCCAGAGGCGGACCTTCGACCTCGACAATCGCTCAACTTAGGCTTTAAACTGTTAAACTCATTGAGGAGGTTTTATAATGAATGAGGTGGTCATTGTCAGCGGATCGAGGACGGCAATTGGAACATTCGGCGGTGGTCTAAAAGATGTGCCGGTGACCGAATTGGGAGCGGTGGTCATGAAAGAGGCCTTAAAGCGGGTCAATCTGAAACCGGTTTCAAACGACATTATGCATTCAGCGGCTCCTGACAAACTCAAAGATCAGGGCCTGATCGAACTGGAAAAAAAATCTTATGACTGGAGTGACGACGGTCAATCCATAACGGTGGATGAAGTCATTATGGGCAACGTCCTGCAGGCGGCCCAGGGGCAGAATCCGGCCCGGCAGGCAATGGTACGTGCCGGTATTCCAAAAGAAACCCCGGCTTATACCATCAACAAAGTATGTGGCTCGGGGCTCAAAGCCATCGCTCTGGGTGCTTCAGCCATTATGTTGGGGCAGGCTGAGGTCATCATCGCCGGTGGGCAGGAAAATATGAGTCTGGCGCCAATGGCCCTGCCCAAAGCGCGCTGGGGGCATCGGATGGAGCTGACCGGTGTTGGTGATGTACTGGATTTGATGGTTTTTGACGGTCTGTGGGAGATTTTTTACGGCTATCATATGGGTGTGACAGCTGAAGCCATTGCCGCTATGTATGATATTGGTCGGCAGGAGCAGGACGAACTGGGTGTTCTCAGCCACACGCGTGCACGATCGGCCATCAAGGAAGGGCTTTTTGCTCGCGAAATCGCTCCGGTCACCATCAAAACCCGCAAAGGTGACATCGTATTCGACGCCGATGAGCGCCCCATGGATACGAATATGGAGAAAATGGGCAAGTTAAGACCGGCGTTTAAAAAAGATGGAACGGTAACAGCCGGAAATGCCTCGGGCATCAATGACGCCGCTGCGGCGGTTGTCATGATGAGTGCCGAAAAAGCAAAATCCTTATCCTTAGAGCCGATTGTTAAAATTAAAGCCTTTGCTGCTGGTGGTGTCGATCCGGCCTATATGGGGTTGGGACCTATTCCAGCCATTCGCAAGGCCTTAAAAGCGACCGGCATGACCATGGATGATATTCAAATGATCGAGCTGAATGAGGCATTTGCTTCTCAAGCCATCGGGTGTATGCGCGAGCTGGGAATTGAAAACGATCGCCCCAATGAATTGGGGAGCGGCATCTCGCTCGGACATCCCATCGGCTGCACCGGAGCCCGACAGATGGTTACTGGCATGCATCACATGCAGCGCCAGAGTTATAATACCGGCCTCTTTACAATGTGCATTGGCGGCGGGATGGGAATGGCAATGATCGTAGAACGCTAAACCGTGGGTTCCGGATATGGCAGCATCTCAGGTATATTTTCATGCATAAATCCCAGAAACCTGAACACAGTAGTTTAAATTTTCGCCTGCACCTTAACCTTTGAACCCGGAACCCCGAACCTTGAACCTTTGTTTATTTTTTTCTTTACTTTTTTTGTAATAATTGCTAATGGTTAGTTAAATTTTAGGCCTTAAATGCCATTGAAAATATTGGGTTTTTTGGTCTTAGAAACCAACAAGGGACAAACCTGCTCTCGTACCGCTGCTGTCGGTTGCTGATATTGACTAAATGCAGGTGCCTCATCTGAAACTCTATGGCCATTTCAGCCCCAAGGTCAGCTTCTGGCAAAGGCTTTTGGCAACCAAAAGGAGGTTCATCACCAATGGATGTTAGCCGCAAATTGGGTATTTTGGTATTCTATGCTGTTCCAGCCATCATCGGAGGCGGTGTTGTTTTCCATTTTTCAGGTGGTAGCTGGCTGTATGTTTTCATTTATGAAATCCTGTTGCTGTTAACAGCCGGCGGTTTTATTACCAAGTAAAGCGCCTGTCCTCAAACCTTACAAGCGCCCTCTCTTGAAAATTACCATTACAATGGCCAACCCAATTCACGGGCGATAGCCCATCTGTTTACTTATACCTTATTGTATGGAGGGGATGTGAACCATCAGGGCCCGCCAAATATGATTCTATGGTTTTTTCTGGCGGTTTTTCTCCTGTCTTGCATCTTGATGGGCTGGCTGCTGTGGCCCTTCGTGTCTGTCATTATATTGGCCATTGTTGTCACCGCCGTGTTTACACCGGTATTTAAATTTCTGAACCGCAAATTAAAACCCGCATTGGCATCCTTGTCGACCTGTATTTTGATTTTTTTCGTTTTGTTTCTACCGCTATCCTTTCTGGTAGGCATTTTAGCCAACGAGGCCTGGGAGCTATACCTTACAGCACGCGAGGCACTGCAAAGCAAGCCCATTATGGAAATGCTTGAAAAAAGCGACATATTCGATAACGTCAATCGCTTTCTGGCAAGATTTAAGATTGAAATCACCGGCGAGCAGTTGAATCGGGCGATTGCTGAAGTCGGACGGGTGGTGGCACTCTTCCTATACGAACAGGCGCGGTCGATTACCACCAATGTGTTAAAATTTATAGTCAATTTCTTTTTTATGCTGCTCATTATATTCTATCTTTTAATCGATAGCCCGCGGCTGATATCCTTTGTTGTCAAGATTTCCCCCTTGCCAGATGATCAGGACCAAATATTGATCCAAAAATTTAAGGACATTGCCACCGCTATTCTGCTCGGCAACGGTTTGGGTGGATTGATTCAGGGCACTCTGGGCGGGATTGTTTTTGCCGCTTTTGGTCTAAAATCACCTTTTGTGTGGGGTGTTATTATGGGTTTGTTGGCATTTTTGCCGATCGTAGGGATTGGCGCCGTCTTTATACCGGCTGCCATTCTTTTATTTTCCCAAGGTCGTATTGGCGCCGGCATATTTTTTCTGGTGTTCTACATACTTCTCTCAAGCTGTATTGAGTATTTGTTCAAACCCAAACTGGTGGGACAGCGGGTGCGGATGCATACCCTGCTTGTATTTCTATCTATCATCGGGGGACTGAAACTTTTCGGGATTTTGGGGATCATATACGGCCCCCTGGTCGTAACGGCGTTCTTAACACTGGCAGAAATTTATCAAGCCAGCTATCAGCAGCTGATTGAATCCTCTCAATAGCCATTTAGTTACTCGTTATTTGTTATTAAGGCTTATTAGAAGCGATAGCTTATGGTGACTCAGGGGTGCTTTATCAAGTGGCCTTTAAAGTAAACCGGCACTTAATAAGTAATCCTGATTAACAATTTACCGATAACCAATAACATACTGATCTGGAGTAGTGATGTATCAAAGCGAAAATCATGCTGAAATCAGCATCGAAAAGGAAATGAAAAAATCTTATCTGGATTATGCCATGAGCGTTATTATCGGCCGGGCATTGCCGGATGTTAGAGATGGTCTTAAACCGGTGCACCGCCGTGTACTATATGCCATGCGGGAGCTCAAAAATGACTGGAATAAGGCCTATAAAAAATCGGCCCGCATTGTCGGTGATGTTATCGGTAAGTATCATCCGCACGGTGATGCTGCGGTTTATGACACCATTGTGCGCCTGGCGCAGGATTTTTCGATGCGCTATCCTTTGGTTGATGGTCAGGGTAACTTCGGTTCCATCGATGGTGACCCGCCGGCGGCAATGCGTTACACCGAAATCCGCATGATGCGCCTGGCCCATGAAATGCTGGCGGATCTGGAAAAAGAAACGGTAGATTTTTCCGCCAACTATGATGAGTCTTTAATGGAACCCACCGTTTTGCCGGCAAAAATACCCAGTTTGCTGGTCAACGGCTCGGCCGGCATCGCTGTGGGTATGGCCACCAATATTCCGCCCCATAACCTTTCTGAAGTCATCGATGCGCTTAAAGTCCTTATCGACGATGCGGATATTTCCATCAATGAGCTTGTGAAACTCGTGCCGGGTCCGGATTTTCCGACCGGCGGCATTGTGTATGGCACCGAGGGCATACGGGATGCCTATGCCACTGGCCGGGGCAGTATTCGTATCAGGGCGAAGATTATTGTTGAAAAAGATAAGCGCACCCAGCGTGAAACCCTTATCATTACCGAACTTCCCTACCAGGTGAACAAGGCCAAGCTGATTGAAAAAACAGCCGAACTGATTCGGGATAAAAGCATTAGCGGTATTCGATATGTTCGGGATGAATCGGACCGTGAGGGTATGCGCATCGCGCTGGGGCTAAAAAAGGGCCAGATTGCGGCGGTGACGATCAACCAGCTTTACAAGCACACCCGCATGGAGGTCAGTTTCGGAAGCATTTTTCTGGCGGTGGTGAACGGCCGCCCCGAACTCCTGAATTTAAAAGAGATACTGCAAAATTTTATCCTGCATCGCAAGGAGATCGTTATTCGGCGAACACGCTATGATCTTAAGAAAGCCGAAGATCAGGCGCACATTTTAGAGGGCCTAAAAATCGCATTGGATCATCTGGATGAAGTCGTAGCGCTGATCAGGGCTGCCAAGTCTCCGGCAGATGCGAAGTCGCAATTGATTAAAAAATTCAGCCTTTCCGAAAAGCAGGCCCAGGCCATTTTAGACATGCGTCTGCAACGGTTGACCGGGCTCGAACGCGAAAAAATTCAGAAGGATTACAAAAATATTCTTAAGGACATCGCCAGGTTTAAAGAAATTTTGTCCAGCGAGCGCCTGGTGCTTAATATCATAAAAGAAGAACTGACAGAAATCCAGGAGCAGTTTGGCGATCATCGTTACACCGAATTGGTTGAACAGACAAAAGAAATTACCATTGAGGATATGATCGTTGAAGAGGATATGGTGGTGACCATATCTAAGCGCGGCTATATCAAGCGCAACCCCATCACCCTCTACCGGAGCCAGCGTCGAGGAGGTAAGGGAAAAACGGCCATGGGGACCAAAGAAGATGACTTTGTCGAACATTTGTTCGTGGCCTCTACCCATCATACGTTTATGTTTTTTACCAACTTGGGTAAAGTTTATTGGTGCAAGGTCTATGATATACCCCAGGCAGGCCGTATGAGCCTTGGAAAAGCGATTGTCAATTTACTGAATTTTGGCAAAGATGAAAAATTGACCACTGTTTTGGCGGTACCGGAATTTAAACCGGGATATCATGTCCTGATGGCCACTAAAAATGGTTTGATTAAAAAAACCGATTTAATGGCCTTTAGTCGTCCACGGGTCGGCGGGATTATCGCCTTGAATATCCTGGAAGGTGATGAGTTGATTGCGGCCAGAATCACCGATGGTACCCTGAATGTTTTCCTGGGTTCACGCAATGGAAAGGCGATCCGCTTCCACGAATCCGATGTGCGGCCATCAGGGCGTGTCGCTACCGGTGTGCGCGGAATGCGTCTGGCCGAAGGCGATCATATCGTCGGTGCAGAGGTCCTTAGTCATGGTCAGACGCTTTTCGCGGTTACTGAGAACGGATTCGGCAAGCGAACATCCATTGATGAATATCCGGTTCAAAAACGCGGTGGTAAAGGGGTGATCTCGATTAAGACCACCGAACGCAACGGGATGGTCGTTGGCATTTTGCTGGTTTCCGATGATGATGACTTAATGCTGATGACCAATATCGGCAAAGTCATCCGAATGCAAATTGAATCGATTTCAATAATCAGTCGCAATACCCAGGGTGTAAAACTAATGGGTATGGACGCCGATGAACGCGTGGTCGGCGCAGCCCGCCTAGCAGAAAAAGAAGAAGAGTAGACATGATGGGTATCAATAGTGAAAATAACTTGGATGAGCTGCAAATCGCCGTTGTCGGCGCCGGTAGCTGGGGCACCGCCATTGCTGATTTGCTGGCTAGTAAGGGCTATCGGATCAGTCTGTGGGTATATGAAAAGGAGGTTAAAGACCAGATCAAGGAATCTAGGGAAAATAAGCTTTTTTTGCCGGGTCATAAGCTTTCCGCCAATATAAAGCCTTCCAATGACATAGCAGCGGTAGTTACCGCTAAAAATGTAATTGTCATCGTTGTGCCTTCGCACTTAATGCGGACCATGACCGAAAAAATGAGCGGTTTTCTGTCGCATGGCACCGTGATCGTGTCAGCCTCAAAAGGCATTGAACAAAAATCTCACTTAACCATGTCCGGCGTGATCAAAGAGAATCTCAGTGAAGTTACCGAAGATCAATTGGCAGTCTTATCAGGCCCCAGTTTTGCCAAGGAAGTCGTTCAAAAAATTCCCACGTCCGTGACTGTGGCGTGCAAAAGTGAAGATCAAGCCACCCTGGTGCAGCATGTATTCGCCACGCCTTATTTCAGGGTGTATACCAGTGACGATATTGTCGGTGTCGAATTGGGAGGCGCAGTAAAAAATGTGATTGCCATTGCTGCCGGTATGCTGGATGGCCTGGGTTTGGGTTTAAATACCCGTGCAGCGCTTATGACTCGTGGGATGACCGAGGTCAGGCGTCTGGGTCTTCATCTGGGCGCCAATCCAAGGACCTTTACCGGACTTGCAGGTTTTGGTGATCTGGTGTTGACCTGTACTGGGAATTTAAGCCGTAACTATACAGTGGGTATCAAATTGGGTCGCGGTAAAAAACTTCAAGAAATATTGGATGAAATGCATATGGTGGCTGAAGGGGTTAAAACTGCCAAATCCGTTTACAATTTTTCACGTAAACTCAAAGTTGAGATGCCTATCTGCCACGAAATTTATCGAATCCTTTACGAAGATCTGGCACCCCAAGAAGCCGTTCACCGATTGATGACCCGAGCTTTGACACAGGAGCTGGATGAGGAGTAGGCCTTCATAGGTTTCAGGTGTTCCGCCGCAGGCGGATTCAGGTGTCAGTAAACAGTAGGTTTCAGGTTTCAGTGTTCAGGTGTCAGGGCGCATAAGGCAAAAACCAGAAAACAGCGAAAACATGTGCTCGATACTGCATCTGAGAAGCAAGGACTCGAATTAGGCCACCGAAGGTCTGACACCTGACACCTGAACACTGAAACCTTATATTGGAAACTTGACCCCAAAATAACTTAGAATCGAAAGCAGTCAAATGGCCAAAGACGGCAACAAAAAGGAGCATAAAGGTGCCGGCCACCGGGAAAGATTGCGTCAACGTTTTTTGGCGAATGGTTTGGAAGGTTTTCATGACTATGAGGTGATTGAACTTTTGCTGACTCTGGCCACGCCACGCAAAGATTGCAAAGATGCAGCCAAGGCAGTTCTAAAGCGCTTTAAAACGCTTCAGGGCTCACTCGAAGCCTCACAGCAGGAGCTTTGCAAAATTTCCGGAATTGGGCCTAAAAATCTTTTGGGTATCAAACTGATTAAAGCAGTGGCAGACAGGTATCTTGAAAAGAAACTCATCCATAAAGATGCGATCAATGATTCCAGGTCACTTTTTGATTATTTGTACCATCAAATTGGAGATAAGCGCCGGGAATGTTTCAAGGTTATATTTTTAAATTCGAAAAATCAGGTGATTGCTGCAGATACGATCTCTGAAGGGACTTTAACAGCCAGCAGCGTGTATCCTCGTGAAGTCATTCAGGCGGCCTTGAGCCATGATGCTGCGGCTCTGATTTTTGCCCACAATCACCCGTCAGGTGATCCGCAGCCGTCTTCAGAAGATGTGGCTGTTACCCGTCAGCTGGTCTTTGCCGGTAAAGCAATGGGCATGGTCGTACACGAGCATATTATTGTTGGTGACAATCACTATTTCAGTTTTGCCGACCAGGGCTATATTGAACGTATGAATCGCGAGTTTGAACAGTTGACCCAGCAAAAGTCAAATGCTTAAGGATACCGGTATTTGTAGATGTTCGTCTATTAACACGAAGAGCCCGAAGGGCCAAAAGATACAAAATAAAAATAGCGTATTCACTTATATTCTCGTGTTAACATATGCACACACTTAATAATTATTTTTGATTATAGACAATGACTAAAAAAGAAAAAGAGCGCCCTTATTGTTTCGGAAATCTTGATGCTGTCTTTCCGCTGGGAGATGACGGTTTAAGGCACTCTCCTGAAAGCTGTATGGTGTGTTTCTGCAAAACGGAATGCCTGCGGGAAGCGATCACAGGACCAGAGGGCATTCAGGTAAAAAAAGAGCAGGTCAAACGTGCGCACAGTTCAGGCACGATCAGTTTTGTTGAAAGATGGGCGCGCAAAAAAGCTCTGGAAAAGAAGAAAAAGTAGCGCCGTTTAGAGATCAGCTCAAATCGCACTGATCCAATCCAAAAGACAAAAAACAAAATTTTATGCGGTGCCTTTATGATTGACCCCTTGCCAATCCGTCAGAAATTTACCCATCCGAATCCATAAAATTATGCCGCCAGAGGCGATTTCCAAAAAACTTAAAATCACAATTCTGCTAGTACTTATCGCTATCGGTACGGTGGTATTTTGGTTTCGTATTCCCATCTGGGAAAAAATCCTCGATGGCTATCGATTGCTTTCTGATCGAGAGCAAATTCGAGATCTGATTGCTTCTTTTGGCTCCAGTGCGCCGCCCATATTCATCTTTCTGCAGATATTGCAGGTCATATTTGCTCCGGTCCCCGGTGAAGCCACCGGTTTTATCGGTGGTTATCTGTTCGGAACCATGCCGGGGTTCATTTACTCCACAATTGGTTTGACTCTTGGCTCCTGGTTAAATTTTATGATTGGCC
This region includes:
- a CDS encoding acetyl-CoA C-acetyltransferase; protein product: MNEVVIVSGSRTAIGTFGGGLKDVPVTELGAVVMKEALKRVNLKPVSNDIMHSAAPDKLKDQGLIELEKKSYDWSDDGQSITVDEVIMGNVLQAAQGQNPARQAMVRAGIPKETPAYTINKVCGSGLKAIALGASAIMLGQAEVIIAGGQENMSLAPMALPKARWGHRMELTGVGDVLDLMVFDGLWEIFYGYHMGVTAEAIAAMYDIGRQEQDELGVLSHTRARSAIKEGLFAREIAPVTIKTRKGDIVFDADERPMDTNMEKMGKLRPAFKKDGTVTAGNASGINDAAAAVVMMSAEKAKSLSLEPIVKIKAFAAGGVDPAYMGLGPIPAIRKALKATGMTMDDIQMIELNEAFASQAIGCMRELGIENDRPNELGSGISLGHPIGCTGARQMVTGMHHMQRQSYNTGLFTMCIGGGMGMAMIVER
- a CDS encoding AI-2E family transporter; translated protein: MNHQGPPNMILWFFLAVFLLSCILMGWLLWPFVSVIILAIVVTAVFTPVFKFLNRKLKPALASLSTCILIFFVLFLPLSFLVGILANEAWELYLTAREALQSKPIMEMLEKSDIFDNVNRFLARFKIEITGEQLNRAIAEVGRVVALFLYEQARSITTNVLKFIVNFFFMLLIIFYLLIDSPRLISFVVKISPLPDDQDQILIQKFKDIATAILLGNGLGGLIQGTLGGIVFAAFGLKSPFVWGVIMGLLAFLPIVGIGAVFIPAAILLFSQGRIGAGIFFLVFYILLSSCIEYLFKPKLVGQRVRMHTLLVFLSIIGGLKLFGILGIIYGPLVVTAFLTLAEIYQASYQQLIESSQ
- the gyrA gene encoding DNA gyrase subunit A gives rise to the protein MYQSENHAEISIEKEMKKSYLDYAMSVIIGRALPDVRDGLKPVHRRVLYAMRELKNDWNKAYKKSARIVGDVIGKYHPHGDAAVYDTIVRLAQDFSMRYPLVDGQGNFGSIDGDPPAAMRYTEIRMMRLAHEMLADLEKETVDFSANYDESLMEPTVLPAKIPSLLVNGSAGIAVGMATNIPPHNLSEVIDALKVLIDDADISINELVKLVPGPDFPTGGIVYGTEGIRDAYATGRGSIRIRAKIIVEKDKRTQRETLIITELPYQVNKAKLIEKTAELIRDKSISGIRYVRDESDREGMRIALGLKKGQIAAVTINQLYKHTRMEVSFGSIFLAVVNGRPELLNLKEILQNFILHRKEIVIRRTRYDLKKAEDQAHILEGLKIALDHLDEVVALIRAAKSPADAKSQLIKKFSLSEKQAQAILDMRLQRLTGLEREKIQKDYKNILKDIARFKEILSSERLVLNIIKEELTEIQEQFGDHRYTELVEQTKEITIEDMIVEEDMVVTISKRGYIKRNPITLYRSQRRGGKGKTAMGTKEDDFVEHLFVASTHHTFMFFTNLGKVYWCKVYDIPQAGRMSLGKAIVNLLNFGKDEKLTTVLAVPEFKPGYHVLMATKNGLIKKTDLMAFSRPRVGGIIALNILEGDELIAARITDGTLNVFLGSRNGKAIRFHESDVRPSGRVATGVRGMRLAEGDHIVGAEVLSHGQTLFAVTENGFGKRTSIDEYPVQKRGGKGVISIKTTERNGMVVGILLVSDDDDLMLMTNIGKVIRMQIESISIISRNTQGVKLMGMDADERVVGAARLAEKEEE
- a CDS encoding NAD(P)H-dependent glycerol-3-phosphate dehydrogenase produces the protein MMGINSENNLDELQIAVVGAGSWGTAIADLLASKGYRISLWVYEKEVKDQIKESRENKLFLPGHKLSANIKPSNDIAAVVTAKNVIVIVVPSHLMRTMTEKMSGFLSHGTVIVSASKGIEQKSHLTMSGVIKENLSEVTEDQLAVLSGPSFAKEVVQKIPTSVTVACKSEDQATLVQHVFATPYFRVYTSDDIVGVELGGAVKNVIAIAAGMLDGLGLGLNTRAALMTRGMTEVRRLGLHLGANPRTFTGLAGFGDLVLTCTGNLSRNYTVGIKLGRGKKLQEILDEMHMVAEGVKTAKSVYNFSRKLKVEMPICHEIYRILYEDLAPQEAVHRLMTRALTQELDEE
- the radC gene encoding DNA repair protein RadC → MAKDGNKKEHKGAGHRERLRQRFLANGLEGFHDYEVIELLLTLATPRKDCKDAAKAVLKRFKTLQGSLEASQQELCKISGIGPKNLLGIKLIKAVADRYLEKKLIHKDAINDSRSLFDYLYHQIGDKRRECFKVIFLNSKNQVIAADTISEGTLTASSVYPREVIQAALSHDAAALIFAHNHPSGDPQPSSEDVAVTRQLVFAGKAMGMVVHEHIIVGDNHYFSFADQGYIERMNREFEQLTQQKSNA
- a CDS encoding TVP38/TMEM64 family protein; translation: MTPCQSVRNLPIRIHKIMPPEAISKKLKITILLVLIAIGTVVFWFRIPIWEKILDGYRLLSDREQIRDLIASFGSSAPPIFIFLQILQVIFAPVPGEATGFIGGYLFGTMPGFIYSTIGLTLGSWLNFMIGRFLGVRYVRKLIPSHQLEKIDAMLKRQGIIIIFILFLIPGFPKDYLCLALGLTTLPLKLFILMAAIGRMPGTMALSVQGAFLYEKNYALLGVVMIACLALALLCYCYRERIYKWAEKLDNK